AACCCTTACCTGGATCTACTCTACCTACAACAATAAAATATTGTTCATTTTCTAAAGCAAAACAATTCAAAATACTTTCTGCTTCATGCTTACCCGCAGTCAAGAGACTATCTATACCAAAACCCAATACTGCTTGCTTTGAAAGCTGCGACCCATAAAGTTCGCTAGAAAGTTTTTGTTCAGAAACTGTAGAAAAACTCAAAAACGATGCATGGTTAACAACCTTTTTATAGCCAGGCATACGAGCTAATGGTTCATCATGTAAGGCTGGATGTAAAACGCTAGGAACTTTTGCTCTAAAAATACCGTGACTAGTTGGGCTAGACAACATAGGGTGAAAAACCACTGCTTGACTCTCACAATTTTCTATAGCATTCAATAAATCTGGAGAATATGGGCCTTGACGCACCAACCATTCTTCAAAATCATCGACAGTCATCTTTTCGGGGTTGGTCAAATGTTTTTGGCTCCACAAATCAAACTCGGAACGAACAATAGCTTTATTTGCAAACCGTTTAACCACAACACCATCAATAGTTTCGCTACCAACATCATATTTCTGTGACCAGGTACGCTCATCACCAGCAGTCGTAGTTAGAATTTCTGCTTGCACACCACCAAACTCAACACAATTTTTTGCCAATTGGCCAATTGCATATTCTGCACCACCAACAATATCTTTACCAAAGCGAGGAGTTACAAAACTAAGTTTCATATCAATACCACTTCGCTAAATAGTCGACATAACTTTTTAAAGTTTCTTCCGGATGAAACATTTGCGCTCTAATGAGTCCCTTATTAATAAGTTCCTCTTTTAAAATAGTATTTTCTAAGACTTCACTTACAGCCATAGCCACAGTGGCTGGATCCTGGCTATCTATCAGTATTCCAGCACCAGAAACAGTATCACCAACAGCACCAGCTCTTAGAGCCACAATAGGCAGACCTGACGCCATAGCCTCAACGAGTGGCACACCAAAACCTTCATGTTGACTTAAAGAAACAAAGACAGATGATGTCGTATATATTTCCGTGAGCTCATCAAGAGGACAATTTTCGATAATTTCAACAGAATCACTCAAGTTTCTATCGGCAATCAGCTTTTCAATTTTTTTTCCATAAAGAGGAACATCACTTTTACCAACAAGAGTAAGTTTTGCCTGGCTGTCAACATTTCTTAGATAAAAATCAAACGCTTCAATAATTTTATGAGTTGATTTATGTGGAGCTATACGACCAACGAAAAGCCAACGATTTAGGTCGCTTTGTCCAAATTTCGCAGGGACGGACCTTGTAATTTTTGTAATTTGAGCTTTATAGAAAGCATCAGAAAAAACCGGTGGGATAACTTCAACATTTTTATAGCCAAGCTCAATTAATTCTCGCGCATTACTATCAGAAACCGCAACTGCTGCACTACATACGGGAGCCAATCTTGCTAGTTGAGTACGTGCACGAGAAATAGCCTCACAGGTATGAAGATCGTACCTATCGAAAAAATATGCTGGCGTAATACTGTGATAATTCAAAACAAGACGACATTTTCGCTCATATAAAAGATCCGCCATAGGAGAAGGGTTAGCAAACTGATAAAAAACAACGTCGTCACTACGCAAATCTTTTTTAAACGTTTCAAAGTCAATAACCCTATTGCGAAATTCAGGACGAATAGTTTCGCTATACATTTCAAGATCAAAACCATTTTCTGCCATAGCATCATTTATAGCAAGACCATGATTACCAACAGCTGAATGTTCAATAGTTGCAAAACAATGTTTAAGCATGATTGACTACCTTACTCTTAGAAAATTCACCACTAAAAGTAAGCCAATCAACAGCACGTTTAGTTTCAAGATCTAAATCTAAAATTTTTGCAGATTTTTTCGAACTCTCAATTAATTCGCTACGAACAATTTTATTATTAACCGCCAAATCTATAGCAGCAACATAATCAATTAAATCAGAATCGACGTCTAGTAATATTCCAGCACCATTTAGAGTTTCGCCAATTGCACCACCATTAGAACTAACAATAGGAAGCTCATTACACATAGCTTCAACAAGCGGAACACAGAAACCTTCATGTTCACTCATACATAAAAAAATGTCAGCACGAGCATAAAGTGCAGTAAGTTCGCCATCGCTAATATGGTTATGGAAAATGATACTATTTTTTATTTTTAGCTCATTGATAAGTTGATAAATAGAATCTTGATACCATTCTGATGCTTTAGAACCCACCAAATGTAATTGAGCCTTACTATCAACAAGATCAAGATACATAGAAAAAGTTTCTATCAACTTTTCTATTCTTTTGTGTGGAGCAAAACGTCCTACAAAAAGTATTGATGTTGCAACATTCTTTCGAGTAATTCCAGTTGTTGAACTAACCGCAACTTTTGTTTTAGCATCAAAAAGCACAGGCATAACCAAAGTATCTATACAACCATTAGCTTGTAATTCTTTTTCAGAGAATACAGATGCACAAACGCCTCTCCTAGCACGTATAGCCATTTGAGCCAATTGGTATCTTGCAATACGCAATTCAAGGGAAATAAATGGTTCCCAGGATTCAAAATATTTAGCGGGCGTAATATTGTGATACCAAATATCTACATCAGCAGTAGAATTAAAAATCATTTCACTAACATGATTAGAAATACTTAAATGATACAGTACATGCGAATTATCAAAAGTAACTATTTCAGTAGGCTTTTTTACTAAATTAACAAATTCAGCACCAATATGTTCAGCCACAAGTTGAGTTTCTATATTTCTTTTTTTTAGTTCACTATCAATACGAATAGCATGCTGACTAATAGCATCAAACTTTGCAATACTTGGTAAAACTTGATAGATCATTGTTAAGAATTAACTTTTATTTGTGCAAGTGAAAACAGTTACAGGAAATTCTTGGTCCAAAGTATCACTATTTAACTTCGTATTTCCGTTCTGATCCAAATCAAGAACTTCACCACAATATCCTGTTTCAATATCAGAAAAATACTCATTTAATATTTTCTCATTAGTTGATGCAGATAAAATATTTGTATTTAAAACATCAAGTGCGCATTTTTGATCTGATGAAAAATTTATAATATCAGTATTGGCAACAAAAATTAGTTGACCATCTGTTTTTAAAACACGAGCACAACTATCAAATACTTCTAGACGAAAAGAAAGATCATAAAAATTTATGATTCCACTTAAAATAATTAAGTCAATCGAATCATCCTCTAATTTATTAATAAATTCGCTAATATTTTGTTTCCGGGAATCTATTTCACCATCAACTGCTGAACAAGCCTGTGCTCTTTCATCTACAACAA
This genomic interval from Acidimicrobiia bacterium contains the following:
- a CDS encoding glycosyltransferase, whose protein sequence is MIYQVLPSIAKFDAISQHAIRIDSELKKRNIETQLVAEHIGAEFVNLVKKPTEIVTFDNSHVLYHLSISNHVSEMIFNSTADVDIWYHNITPAKYFESWEPFISLELRIARYQLAQMAIRARRGVCASVFSEKELQANGCIDTLVMPVLFDAKTKVAVSSTTGITRKNVATSILFVGRFAPHKRIEKLIETFSMYLDLVDSKAQLHLVGSKASEWYQDSIYQLINELKIKNSIIFHNHISDGELTALYARADIFLCMSEHEGFCVPLVEAMCNELPIVSSNGGAIGETLNGAGILLDVDSDLIDYVAAIDLAVNNKIVRSELIESSKKSAKILDLDLETKRAVDWLTFSGEFSKSKVVNHA
- a CDS encoding glycosyltransferase family 4 protein gives rise to the protein MKLSFVTPRFGKDIVGGAEYAIGQLAKNCVEFGGVQAEILTTTAGDERTWSQKYDVGSETIDGVVVKRFANKAIVRSEFDLWSQKHLTNPEKMTVDDFEEWLVRQGPYSPDLLNAIENCESQAVVFHPMLSSPTSHGIFRAKVPSVLHPALHDEPLARMPGYKKVVNHASFLSFSTVSEQKLSSELYGSQLSKQAVLGFGIDSLLTAGKHEAESILNCFALENEQYFIVVGRVDPGKGSDLVADFFEEFLKHDKSKKLVFVGPVSQTSKLFDQDFLSRNSDSIIVTGMLDDVDKNTLISNACALITPSATESFSLVVLEAMKLKTAVIVNKACGPTLEHVQLSNSGYFFEDYASFHSCLALASTKSNENEVRVDNGFK
- a CDS encoding glycosyltransferase is translated as MLKHCFATIEHSAVGNHGLAINDAMAENGFDLEMYSETIRPEFRNRVIDFETFKKDLRSDDVVFYQFANPSPMADLLYERKCRLVLNYHSITPAYFFDRYDLHTCEAISRARTQLARLAPVCSAAVAVSDSNARELIELGYKNVEVIPPVFSDAFYKAQITKITRSVPAKFGQSDLNRWLFVGRIAPHKSTHKIIEAFDFYLRNVDSQAKLTLVGKSDVPLYGKKIEKLIADRNLSDSVEIIENCPLDELTEIYTTSSVFVSLSQHEGFGVPLVEAMASGLPIVALRAGAVGDTVSGAGILIDSQDPATVAMAVSEVLENTILKEELINKGLIRAQMFHPEETLKSYVDYLAKWY